The genomic window TTTGAAATCATTGGCGCTGCAAACAACTCTAACGATAAGACGACTTAGAAAATCTTGGGCATCATCTCAAATACAACCCTTCTAGATATGAGCAGGCTCTTGATTGCCGCCTATGCGTTCAAATAGATCAAGACTTTCCTTGTTAAGGCCCACCACCTCGACTTCCGATCCTCCAAGGCGAAGCTTGCGGATCACCTGATCCAACGCAGCAACTCCGCTTTGGTCCCAGATGTGTGCTCGCGACATATCGATCGTCACTTTGGCAGGGTGCTTGTGAATATCAAAGCCCTGTAAAAAATAAACCTTGCTCACGAAGAACAATTGTCCACTGACTTCATAACGAAGCTCATCAGGGTTGACTTGAATAACACTGACACGGATCACTTTGGCAACTTTACGGCTGAAGAGTATTCCTGCGAGTGCAACACCCGCTAAAACTCCCAGCGCCAAATTATGGGGTGTGGTGAGCATGGTGACGGCAAAAGTCATCAGCATCACAGCTGTATCGCTACGAGGAATCTTTTTGAGCTGTCGGAGTCCGCGGATATCAGCAGTACTGACAGCAATCGCAATCATCACAGCCACTAATGCCGCCATAGGGATTTGTTCTAACCAGACTCGACCCACCAAGATCATTAACAATAAACTGACGCCAGAAAACAATGTTGAAAGTCTGCTACGCCCACCATTCTCTGTATTCATTACCGATTGACCGACAAGTGCACAACCGGCCATTCCTCCAAAAAGAGAGGAGACAACGTTTGCGATTCCCTGGCCTCGAGCCTCAACATTCTTGTTTGATGTGGTATCAGTTAAATCATCAACGATGTCTTGGGTGAGGAAAGTCTCAATCAGCCCAACCAAGGAAACCGCGAGAGCTGTGGGTAACACCAATCCAAATGTTTCGAGGTTGAATGGCACTTTCCCATCTGCTAATGACCCAAATGGAAGTGTGAAACTAGGAAGACCAGTCGGGAGATGTCCTAAATCTTTAACGGTTGGAATATCGAAGCCGAAGCCGATGCTAATGATCGTCAAAACAATGATGGCCACGAGCTGAGAAGGCAGCAAGCGAGTCAAGCGTGGTAAGCCATAAATAATCACCAAGCCAAGGATCACCAACCCCCAAACCAAAGGGATCTGTCCACCAGTAGGCAAAATCTGGGTGGCATGATCGCTAACTACAGCTTCTCCGTAATGCAGATTCAGGCCTAATTGGGGTAATTGAGCTTGAAAAATCAATAAGGCGAGTGCATTCACAAATCCACTTAGAACCCCTTGAGGAACAAAACGCATTTGATAGGCAAGTCTCAAATAACCCCAAAGGATTTGCAAGAGCCCAGTCAATAGGCCTGCTGCCATCAAATAGGCAAGGCCTAGGCCTTCACCAACGGCATTACCAGTCGCCACAAGCCCTGTCATCAAAAGTGCTGTCGAGCCAGTCGCTGAGGTGATCATCCCCATGCGTCCGCCGACTATGGCGATGGTGACTGAAAGGCAAAACGCTCCAAAGAGGCCCACTTGCGGATCAACACCAGCGATGCCTGAAAAGGCAATCGCCTCTGGGATCATTGCGAAGGCAACCACCAGCCCAGAGAGGAGATCTTTTGGAGGGTTGCCTAACCACTGTTTGATCAACGATGGTTCTGACCGGTTAATCATTAAAAAGGCTGGCTTTGACGGCAGACCTTATCTCAAAGCGACGGCAAAATACCGTTTGGGTCATGACGAGCCTTAAGTTCTTGAAGACCTGGTAACCATTCGCCGAATGCTGCTTTCAGCTCCCGCTGATGCCATGGCAGATGCGGATGCATCTGAGCCAGATGAACTCCTGCGCAATAAGGCTCAAGCGTTGCCCATACCTTCTCTAGCCAGTTGAGACTTAGCGCTCTGATATGGCTATCTCCAGCCGGCCAGGCTGCCGTGATCCATGGTTTCCAGATCGCCTCACGGTGAATCAAAGAACTGACATCCTTGCGTTGCCGACTGGCGACTCCGCCGAGTTGTTGAACAGCCAAGGAACACCTTGGATCTGGGCGTTCTGCCATCAGTTCGGCAAGGGCCGTGATCACTCCCTGACAGCCAGACCCCCAAGCAGGGCCAAGCAATGCAACGACTTCAGAGTGGCAACGCCCAATCGCTGCGTTCGAAACAACAGGCAATGCAAATGGTGGCAATTCATGTATGCCAGCAACATCGTCAATTTCAACAACGTTTGTGCAGAGAGTTGTTTTTTGCAGCTGATTGAATGTCGCAACAGCGGCAGCATCGGCAGAAAGAAGCACTCCGTAAGCGTGGACTTCATCCCCCCAGATCCACTGCAGGCTTAACGAATCAGGCCAGCTTTCAGCCTGATGGATAAGCTCCAACAGCTGTTCAAACGTCAAATTTGATTGCCAGATACGCAGCGGTTGCAGCAGATGTGTCTGAAGCTTCAGGTCTGTGATCACAGCCAGAAAAGGAGCTGCTCCGCAGAGGCCACGCCAAGCCAATTGATCTTCAGAGCAGCAAGCAGCTTCCGGCTTGGAGAGAACAAAGCTTTCTCCATCGCCCCATACACCTTTGATCTCAAGGATTTGATCAATTGCTAATCCTTGACTGCGACTCAAAGGGCTGATGCCTCCATTGAGGATGTAACCGAGGCCTGGCAGCCCTGATAGCCCTGTGGGAAAACTTCGTCCGTGCTTGGCGAGTTCCCTGAGAAGACTCTCCATTGTCTGACCAGCCCCAATCTCCACGTGTTGGGTGCTGGGATCGAAATGGATCTGGCGACAGCTTTGGCGCAGATCCAGAGTCCAGTGTCCTTCAGCTGCACAGCGACTGGTTGTGCCTCCGCTGCAAACCATTAAGGGTTTACGTTTGAGCTGTAGCGAGCGCATCAGCGCAGGAATGTCATCCACTTTGGGATTGAAGACTCCTGCGATGCAAGCATCCTCTGCAAGTGCGTTTGGAACATGGAGGCGACGATGAATGGCGGCCTCTTAACCCTCATTGATCAGCGTAACTATCTCTGTCTTGAGGAGAAAGCCCTTACTCATCAGGCTTCAGTCAAGATCTCATTGAAGACATCGAACTTTGCGTTGGTTCTCTTGCTTCACGACAACAGATAGGGTCTTTCTAGGTCGCTACTCACTGTGAATCCTGCATCCTTAGATCATCCAGATGGTCATCTCGGCATCCTGATCTGTGGGCATGGCAGTCGGAATCGCTTAGCCGTTGAGGAGTTTGCCCAATTAGTCAAGGCGCTCAAGCCAAAATTCCCCACAATTCCCGTTGAATACGGCTACCTGGAATTTGCCCGTCCAGTGCTCAGAGAAGGCCTTGATCGGCTACTTGAACAAGGCGTGAAGAGGGTTCTTGCAGTCCCGGCGATGTTGTTTGCCGCAGGCCATGCCAAAAATGACATCCCCTCCGTACTCAACAACTACGCAGCTGAAAAGGGGTTAATCATTGATTACGGACGCGAACTCGGCATTAACGACTTAATGATCGGTGCGGCCGGCGCCCGCTTGAAAGAGGCGCTTGAATCTGCTCCTGACGTCCCACTTTGCGAGACGCTCCTGGTGGTCGTAGGTCGTGGCTCCTCAGATCCTGATGCCAATTCCAATGTGGCCAAAATCACCAGGATGTTGGTGGAAGGCTTCGGATTCGGTTGGGGGGAAACCGTGTATTCCGGCGTCACCTTCCCCCTTGTGGAGCCTGGCTTGCGTTACCTAGTACGCCTCGGTTTCCGCCGCATCATCGTGTTTCCTTACTTCCTCTTCTCAGGGGTGTTGGTGAGTCGGATTCGACAGCACACAAAGCGGGTTGCAGATGATCATCCCAAAATTGAGTTTCTTGCGGCCAAATACCTCGGAGACCACCCCCTTGTCATCGAGACCTTCCGGGATCGCATTGACGAGATCTTGCGTGGCGGAAATACCGCAATGAACTGTTCGCTATGTAAATACAGGTCTGAGCTTCTCGGCTTTGAAAACGAAGTTGGTCTTGCGCAGGAAAGCCATCACCATCACGTCGAAGGCCTTACAGAGAGCTGCACCCTGTGCAAAAAGGAGTGCACCGGTGCCTGTCAGCCCGACGGCATACCAGTGTCCCTAAAGGAAAAGGCTCATGACCATGACCATGACCATGACCATGACCATGACCATGACCACAGCCATGACCACAGCCATGCTCACTATCCCTATCCCCATGCTGAACATCCATTTGGTCCAGTCAGCCTGAGAAAATCAAGCGAAACTGAAACCTAAAATCACTTATGAAACGCAAGGATTGTCAGTAGCTTTCTCACTTGCGATAGACGCGACTAGGCTTAGATAAGCAAGGCTTATCAGTCGCCAAGGGGTGCTTTTCTTCAACTGCTTTCCACAGTTCTACGAGGGTTTTCCACGGTCTGTTGGGCAACACTCTTGATGGGCAGGTGGTCCTGTGGTTTAACAGCTTTGTTACTGATCTGCGTTACATCAGTAAGCCTTGGACTGCGTTCGGCTCCCTGCTCAGCCCAATGAAGCCTGAACGCCTGTGAGCACATGAGTCTTGCCTTCCCACGGGACAGCTTGCTAAGTGCTTGCAACGATTGACGCTAAGCCCAAGAGTGTGGCTTCCTGGTGTCAAGAAAAAAACTCGCTGAAGGCGTTCTATGGATCGAAATCACCTCGAGCGCTGCGTTGAAATCAATGATGCTTGCCAATCAGTTGAGGCCACTTCCACCTATGTGAGCCTTGAAGCAGAAATTCCAGAAGTGCTCTATCGAGGCATGAAGGAATTCATCGGGTCACATCCCAACTGGGACCAATACCGTGTGATGAGTTCAGCCATCGCCCATTTCCTGTTTCAAAACGGCTGCGGGGATCGAGCCGTTACTGAGCGGTATCTCAATGACCTTTTTAGCCACGCCGAGGCCTAAGGGCCTCTAGACAAGCCCTTCTTGTAATCGCCATCATTGTCAGAGTGGGACTCTGCCAGGCGGATGTTGGCCAACACGCTCCATCCACAACAAGCACATTTGGACATCGCCAAAGACGGTTCCAACGATCCACCACACTGCAATCTTCACTTTCTCCCATCGCAGCACCGCCAACTTCATGGATGTAATACCCCGGCGGTGGAGACGTTTCACTGAGAGCTAGCGCACCATCGAGAAGGGGTTCGAGAAACATCAAATTAATCAGCTCCTTGAGCGGCAACATTGTTCCCCCAGCTGACTGGATCGCTGCCTTGATCGTGCCTTGCATGTGATCAACCATGGCCTGCTCATTCTCCCCCCATCGACAATCGATATGTGGTACCGGAACACCCCAGCGATCCAAAGTGCTTGAAAGCGTCACTTTGTTGTGAGGTGAAGGCAACACTTCACCATGCCCAATCAGGAAACCTGTAGCCGTCTCTGGTTTACGTTTCAACCAATCTGGGGGTTCAAAGCGATCAATCCCTCCCCAGAGTCCATAACCCCGCAAGAACTTCAACTGATTTTTAGGCTCTAAGCAAGCACCGAAAGGAAGAAAAAAACTGCCAGCTCCAGAAAGCACATTCGCTGTTGAGTCAGTCTCAGACACCTGCTTCACTTGGCTACGTGGCAGAGCAAAGAAACGACAGGTGGAGACGTGGTCCATCAAATAGCAACCGAGGTTGCCCGAGGGGTCAGTAAACCCCTCGCTGTGATGGTTCACTTCGGAACTCAGCAGGAGTCGAAGACTCTGAATTGTCGATGCACAAAGCACCACAAGCTCACCATGGAGCTCTTGTCGGTTGCCGTTGTGCTGATCAATCACCAGCACCCCTCGGGCTGCTTCATGATCTGGATGCATCAGCAACCGCTCAGCCTTGTGGTTGCTCAGGATCTCTACCTTGCCTGTAGCAAGTGCCATCTGTAAGGTGCTGCCCGGACTGCTTGAACGAGGCCAAGGTCCATCAACTGAAGGCTGGTGAGGTCCGAACCCTCGTGAATGAATGACTGGATAACCAAGTTCCGTATCAACAGCGCTAGCGAACTGTTGTTCGCTAGCTGTGAACGGTAATGGGTCGATGTAGTTGCCATCCGGTAACTGTTCCAAC from Prochlorococcus marinus str. MIT 9313 includes these protein-coding regions:
- a CDS encoding sirohydrochlorin chelatase — encoded protein: MNPASLDHPDGHLGILICGHGSRNRLAVEEFAQLVKALKPKFPTIPVEYGYLEFARPVLREGLDRLLEQGVKRVLAVPAMLFAAGHAKNDIPSVLNNYAAEKGLIIDYGRELGINDLMIGAAGARLKEALESAPDVPLCETLLVVVGRGSSDPDANSNVAKITRMLVEGFGFGWGETVYSGVTFPLVEPGLRYLVRLGFRRIIVFPYFLFSGVLVSRIRQHTKRVADDHPKIEFLAAKYLGDHPLVIETFRDRIDEILRGGNTAMNCSLCKYRSELLGFENEVGLAQESHHHHVEGLTESCTLCKKECTGACQPDGIPVSLKEKAHDHDHDHDHDHDHDHSHDHSHAHYPYPHAEHPFGPVSLRKSSETET
- a CDS encoding DUF2811 domain-containing protein codes for the protein MDRNHLERCVEINDACQSVEATSTYVSLEAEIPEVLYRGMKEFIGSHPNWDQYRVMSSAIAHFLFQNGCGDRAVTERYLNDLFSHAEA
- a CDS encoding SulP family inorganic anion transporter gives rise to the protein MINRSEPSLIKQWLGNPPKDLLSGLVVAFAMIPEAIAFSGIAGVDPQVGLFGAFCLSVTIAIVGGRMGMITSATGSTALLMTGLVATGNAVGEGLGLAYLMAAGLLTGLLQILWGYLRLAYQMRFVPQGVLSGFVNALALLIFQAQLPQLGLNLHYGEAVVSDHATQILPTGGQIPLVWGLVILGLVIIYGLPRLTRLLPSQLVAIIVLTIISIGFGFDIPTVKDLGHLPTGLPSFTLPFGSLADGKVPFNLETFGLVLPTALAVSLVGLIETFLTQDIVDDLTDTTSNKNVEARGQGIANVVSSLFGGMAGCALVGQSVMNTENGGRSRLSTLFSGVSLLLMILVGRVWLEQIPMAALVAVMIAIAVSTADIRGLRQLKKIPRSDTAVMLMTFAVTMLTTPHNLALGVLAGVALAGILFSRKVAKVIRVSVIQVNPDELRYEVSGQLFFVSKVYFLQGFDIHKHPAKVTIDMSRAHIWDQSGVAALDQVIRKLRLGGSEVEVVGLNKESLDLFERIGGNQEPAHI
- a CDS encoding GMC oxidoreductase: MIQHPYEVIVIGSGATGGVAALTLAEAGVRVLVVEAGPDLSAQKALGSEPGNTLRRLDGLCSGKHRSQAQHPGYWKANPLLYANEKENPYTYPSEHPFIWTQGHQVGGRSLTWGGITLRLSDQDLKASRRDGYGPEWPLQYSELAPHYSALEERLKVHGHVDGLEQLPDGNYIDPLPFTASEQQFASAVDTELGYPVIHSRGFGPHQPSVDGPWPRSSSPGSTLQMALATGKVEILSNHKAERLLMHPDHEAARGVLVIDQHNGNRQELHGELVVLCASTIQSLRLLLSSEVNHHSEGFTDPSGNLGCYLMDHVSTCRFFALPRSQVKQVSETDSTANVLSGAGSFFLPFGACLEPKNQLKFLRGYGLWGGIDRFEPPDWLKRKPETATGFLIGHGEVLPSPHNKVTLSSTLDRWGVPVPHIDCRWGENEQAMVDHMQGTIKAAIQSAGGTMLPLKELINLMFLEPLLDGALALSETSPPPGYYIHEVGGAAMGESEDCSVVDRWNRLWRCPNVLVVDGACWPTSAWQSPTLTMMAITRRACLEALRPRRG
- a CDS encoding FAD-binding protein, with the protein product MDDIPALMRSLQLKRKPLMVCSGGTTSRCAAEGHWTLDLRQSCRQIHFDPSTQHVEIGAGQTMESLLRELAKHGRSFPTGLSGLPGLGYILNGGISPLSRSQGLAIDQILEIKGVWGDGESFVLSKPEAACCSEDQLAWRGLCGAAPFLAVITDLKLQTHLLQPLRIWQSNLTFEQLLELIHQAESWPDSLSLQWIWGDEVHAYGVLLSADAAAVATFNQLQKTTLCTNVVEIDDVAGIHELPPFALPVVSNAAIGRCHSEVVALLGPAWGSGCQGVITALAELMAERPDPRCSLAVQQLGGVASRQRKDVSSLIHREAIWKPWITAAWPAGDSHIRALSLNWLEKVWATLEPYCAGVHLAQMHPHLPWHQRELKAAFGEWLPGLQELKARHDPNGILPSL